One window of the Allorhizobium ampelinum S4 genome contains the following:
- the murG gene encoding undecaprenyldiphospho-muramoylpentapeptide beta-N-acetylglucosaminyltransferase has protein sequence MTKGLILLAAGGTGGHLFPAEALAHELRARGYSVHLVTDSRAERYAGKFPADAIHVVPSATIGSKNPVAIAKALLTLWRGYRAARSLIAGLKPLVVIGFGGYPTIPPLLAARALGVATVIHEQNAVMGRANRFLAPRVKAIAGGFLPAGGAYADKTVVTGNPVRPAVLAASETDYQPSGDGDPFELVVFGGSQGAQHFSNAVPSAICILDDVLRARLRITQQARPEDADRVKALYEKLKVPASVSPFFGDMAERIATSQMVISRSGASTVSELGVIGRPAVLVPYPYALDHDQAANAAAISGQGGAVVVPQSDLTPEKLSALLKDWMTSPAKLAQMAASARSAGQPEAAGLLADLVQTIAEGKNLKTLKDVKA, from the coding sequence ATGACCAAGGGTCTCATTCTTCTTGCCGCCGGGGGAACCGGCGGCCATTTGTTTCCGGCTGAAGCGCTGGCTCATGAACTGAGAGCCAGGGGCTATAGCGTGCATCTGGTGACGGATAGCCGCGCCGAACGCTATGCGGGCAAGTTTCCAGCCGACGCCATCCATGTCGTACCTTCTGCTACCATAGGCTCGAAAAATCCTGTTGCCATCGCGAAAGCGCTGCTGACACTGTGGCGCGGCTACCGTGCCGCCCGCTCGTTAATTGCTGGCTTAAAACCACTTGTGGTCATCGGCTTTGGTGGCTATCCGACCATTCCGCCGTTGTTGGCGGCGCGCGCGCTTGGTGTTGCAACCGTTATCCATGAGCAGAATGCCGTCATGGGCCGGGCCAACCGGTTTCTGGCCCCAAGGGTCAAGGCCATTGCCGGTGGCTTCTTGCCAGCGGGCGGTGCCTATGCCGACAAAACTGTGGTGACAGGTAATCCGGTGCGGCCTGCGGTATTGGCGGCCTCCGAGACGGATTATCAGCCGTCCGGCGATGGCGATCCATTTGAGCTTGTGGTGTTTGGCGGCAGCCAGGGCGCCCAGCATTTTTCCAATGCTGTGCCAAGCGCCATCTGCATTCTGGACGACGTGTTGCGCGCGCGCCTGCGCATCACCCAGCAGGCGCGGCCTGAAGATGCCGACCGGGTGAAAGCGCTCTATGAGAAGCTCAAGGTTCCCGCGTCGGTTTCGCCGTTCTTTGGCGATATGGCCGAGCGGATCGCCACATCGCAAATGGTTATTTCCCGCTCCGGCGCATCGACCGTGTCGGAGCTTGGCGTCATTGGCCGCCCTGCGGTGCTGGTGCCCTATCCCTATGCGCTGGATCACGATCAGGCCGCCAATGCGGCGGCGATTTCCGGTCAGGGCGGGGCGGTTGTCGTGCCACAATCGGATTTGACGCCGGAAAAACTGTCGGCACTGTTGAAGGACTGGATGACCAGCCCGGCCAAGCTGGCCCAAATGGCTGCCTCGGCGCGAAGTGCGGGACAACCGGAAGCAGCAGGCTTGCTTGCTGATCTGGTTCAGACTATTGCCGAAGGTAAGAACCTAAAGACTTTAAAGGACGTGAAAGCATGA
- the ftsW gene encoding putative lipid II flippase FtsW — protein MVSRAERGALADWFWTIDRLFLVTFIVLLGIGFMLSFAASPAVAERIGLDSFHFVRRQAAFTIPCLATMVGLSFLSPRQVRRAAVLILLASIALMILALFFGPEVKGAHRWINFGSLSIQPSEFMKPAFVVVCAWLFAEHARQPDIPGNFFAILLFMVVVALLMVQPDFGQTILTSVVWSGMFFMAGVPWIFIIVLALVGGAGSTIAYYTMPHVAGRIDRFLTGEGDTFQVDTAREAIIRGNWFGVGPGEGIVKRIIPDAHTDFIFSVAAEEFGIIFCLLLVSIFAFLVIRGLGHAFRERNDFNRFAVAGLILQIGVQSMINIGVNLELLPAKGMTLPLISYGGSSMVAIGVTAGFILALTRHRPEKRSQERRLFRSVQGVPAE, from the coding sequence ATGGTAAGCCGTGCAGAACGTGGAGCTTTGGCGGATTGGTTCTGGACCATCGACCGGCTCTTTCTGGTAACATTCATCGTGCTTCTGGGCATCGGCTTCATGCTGTCCTTTGCCGCGTCGCCAGCGGTGGCCGAGCGCATCGGGCTGGACAGCTTCCACTTCGTGCGCCGTCAGGCGGCCTTTACCATTCCCTGCCTTGCGACCATGGTCGGCCTGTCCTTCCTGTCGCCCCGGCAGGTGCGCCGCGCCGCCGTCCTCATCCTGCTTGCCTCGATTGCCCTGATGATCCTGGCGCTGTTCTTCGGACCGGAGGTCAAGGGTGCGCATCGCTGGATCAATTTCGGCAGCCTGTCGATCCAGCCTTCAGAATTCATGAAGCCCGCCTTCGTGGTGGTTTGTGCCTGGCTGTTTGCCGAACATGCCCGCCAGCCTGATATTCCCGGCAATTTCTTTGCCATCCTGCTGTTCATGGTCGTCGTGGCGCTGTTGATGGTTCAGCCGGATTTCGGCCAGACCATCCTGACCTCTGTCGTGTGGAGCGGCATGTTCTTCATGGCGGGCGTGCCGTGGATCTTCATCATCGTGCTGGCCCTGGTCGGCGGCGCCGGTTCGACAATTGCCTATTATACTATGCCGCACGTGGCTGGCCGTATCGACCGCTTCCTGACCGGCGAGGGCGATACGTTCCAGGTGGATACGGCGCGTGAGGCGATCATTCGAGGCAATTGGTTCGGCGTCGGGCCGGGTGAAGGCATTGTCAAGCGGATCATTCCCGATGCCCATACCGACTTTATCTTTTCGGTCGCCGCCGAGGAGTTCGGCATTATTTTCTGCCTGCTGCTGGTGTCGATCTTCGCCTTTCTGGTTATTCGCGGCCTTGGCCATGCCTTTCGCGAGCGCAACGACTTCAACCGTTTTGCGGTGGCCGGGTTGATCCTGCAAATCGGCGTGCAGTCGATGATCAATATCGGCGTCAACCTGGAACTTCTGCCGGCCAAGGGCATGACGCTGCCCTTGATCTCCTATGGTGGGTCTTCCATGGTGGCGATTGGGGTCACAGCGGGCTTCATTCTGGCGCTGACCCGCCACCGGCCTGAAAAGCGCTCACAGGAGCGACGCTTGTTCAGGTCGGTCCAGGGTGTTCCAGCAGAATAG